In Aspergillus flavus chromosome 3, complete sequence, one genomic interval encodes:
- a CDS encoding putative glucosyltransferase gives MSAAQPQSGLALAARYAVPFVLLSIPIWMNRVNAVVPEPYLDEAFHIPQAQAYWHHKWTHWDPKITTPPGLYIWSYLLCACALLLRGSPTELNEEALRSTNVAAAAIFLPLRLQTLLDSLRKERNTRPSGAWLSHTVLNICLFPPLFFFSGLYYTDILALLVVIEAYNWDLKRSAPNASAGPTFVFILLGVAALAFRQTNIFWVAVFFGGLQVIRTLRKSSKTCQSPNVADIAKGGFKNELYDPPVSEASLADYFKTAISLGAAALGNLGQVVISSIPYVAILAAFGGFVLWNNGVVLGHKEFHTAGLHLPQMLYIWPYIFFFSWPILISPVVNLILPKASLPQFMHYGFSEKQIGIPKILTILAIVPVMLATVHYNTVVHPFTLADNRHYIFYVFRILLRTHPAVKYAATIVYFLCGWAVISAFGFSTSTPPPRFIQASQSAPASKPSVQKGQEAQKQTDSKRQPPKKVAQPPKTQQLTPEAFAKIQEAIKQRQMQQPDAPRVSFVLVWLAATALSLITAPLVEPRYFIIPWVMWRLHLPRQPTPLVYREQRPRDAKEALHAKIATNFPLFLETFWFLVINAVTGYVFLYKGFEWPQEPGKIQRFMW, from the exons ATGAGTGCCGCTCAACCTCAGTCGGGCCTGGCTCTTGCCGCCCGCTATGCGgttccttttgttttgttgtcGATACCTATATGGATGAATCGGGTCAATGCCGTGGTTCCGGAGCCGTATTTGGATGAAGCTTTCCATATTCCTCAAGCTCAGGCATATTGGCACCACAAGTGGACGCACTGGGACCCGAAAATCACTACACCCCCTGGTCTCTATATTTGGTCATATCTTCTCTGCGCCTGTGCGCTTTTGCTTCGAGGCTCTCCAACGGAGCTCAATGAGGAAGCACTTCGTTCAACCAATGTTGCAGCCGCCGCCATCTTTCTACCCTTAAGACTGCAGACCTTGCTAGATAGCTTACGGAAAGAACGCAATACCCGTCCATCCGGCGCATGGCTAAGCCATACTGTGCTGAATATCTGTCTCTTTCCgccgttgttcttcttctcgggcCTCTACTATACCGATATTCTTGCCCTATTGGTTGTGATTGAAGCGTACAACTGGGACCTTAAACGATCGGCTCCGAATGCCTCCGCTGGTCCGACTTTTGTGTTCATCCTCCTGGGAGTGGCTGCGCTGGCCTTTAGACAGACCAACATCTTCTGGGTCGCAGTTTTCTTCGGCGGATTGCAGGTCATCCGGACATTGCGGAAATCTTCCAAGACATGTCAATCGCCCAATGTTGCAGATATTGCCAAGGGAGGCTTCAAGAACGAATTGTATGATCCTCCGGTGTCAGAGGCTTCGTTGGCAG attattttaaaaccGCCATTTCCCTAGGTGCTGCTGCGCTTGGTAACTTGGGACAGGTTGTTATTTCCTCGATCCCATATGTTGCCATTCTTGCGGCCTTCGGAGGCTTTGTATTGTGGAATAATGGAGTTGTCTTGG GACACAAAGAATTCCATACTGCGGGCTTGCATCTGCCTCAGATGCTGTATATCTGGCcttatatctttttcttctcgtggCCTATCTTGATTTCGCCCGTTGTCAACTTGATATTGCCCAAGGCTTCTCTACCTCAGTTCATGCACTATGGCTTTTCGGAGAAGCAGATTGGTATCCCAAAGATCTTGACAATTCTTGCGATCGTCCCTGTCATGCTAGCCACTGTTCACTATAACACTGTCGTCCACCCCTTCACGCTCGCCGACAACCGTCACTATATCTTCTACGTCTTTCGCATTCTTCTCCGGACTCATCCAGCTGTCAAATATGCCGCGACCATTGTCTACTTCCTCTGCGGCTGGGCCGTTATTTCTGCTTTTGGCTTTTCGACTTCTACACCGCCGCCTCGATTCATCCAAGCTTCACAGTCAGCACCGGCCTCCAAGCCATCTGTTCAGaaaggtcaagaagctcaaaaACAGACCGACAGCAAAAGACAGCCTCCTAAAAAGGTTGCTCAGCCTCCAAAAACGCAACAGCTAACACCAGAAGCCTTCGCGAAGATCCAAGAAGCGATCAAGCAACGTCAAATGCAGCAACCGGATGCGCCGCGAGTCAGCTTTGTCCTTGTCTGGCTTGCCGCTACAGCTCTCTCACTCATCACTGCGCCACTGGTTGAGCCACGATACTTCATCATCCCCTGGGTAATGTGGCGACTGCATCTGCCAAGGCAACCCACGCCGCTTGTTTACCGGGAGCAGCGTCCTCGGGATGCGAAAGAAGCGCTCCATGCGAAGATCGCGACCAACTTCCCACTATTCTTGGAAACCTTCTGGTTCCTGGTCATCAACGCTGTGACCGGATATGTCTTTCTCTACAAGGGTTTTGAGTGGCCTCAGGAGCCTGGAAAGATCCAGCGGTTCATGTGGTAA
- a CDS encoding tyrosyl-DNA phosphodiesterase I — protein sequence MADDNPPKRIKLSSNTTENTTNNKSPKESPPIQDLTSLHRSITPPSPPSRSQRRSQSQSQSQSQSAPPQPVKSTEEEVNEKPRLIPSPFQLTHIRDLAASSDNNVDTVRLREILGDPMIRECWQFNYLHDVDFIMGQFDEDVRRLVKVKIVHGSWKRDAPNRVRIDEACSRYPNVEAVVAYMPEAFGTHHSKMMVLLRHDDLVQVVIHTANMIPGDWANMCQAVWRSPLLPLQKTDDRVEDLILGSGARFKRDLLAYLTEYGPKKTGPLVEQLRKYDFGAIRAALVASVPSKQKVDDLDSQKKTLWGWPALKDIMRQIPPAQKTTKATTPHIVTQISSVATLGQTDKWLKDVMFASLSPASTSTRQPKYSIIFPTADEIRRSLNGYGSGGSIHMKLQSAAQQKQLQYMRPYLRHWAGDHDTAEPSHTSKQDAGRRRAAPHIKTYIRFSDAEKMDTIDWAMVTSANLSTQAWGAAVNASGEVRICSWEIGIVVWPQLYVQDTESATMVPTFKRDTPEPLENKDSETTPDTVIGLRMPYDLPLTPYAAHDTPWCATAQHLEPDWLGQTWTLD from the exons ATGGCTGACGATAACCCTCCAAAGCGCATAAAACTATCCTCCAACACCACAGAAAACACCACCAATAACAAATCCCCAAAGGAAAGTCCCCCCATCCAAGACCTAACATCCCTCCACCGATCCATCACACCCCCATCCCCCCCATCGCGATCCCAAAGAAgatcccaatcccaatcccaatcccaatcccaatctgCCCCACCTCAACCTGTCAAATctacagaagaagaagtcaatgAAAAACCACGACTaatcccctcccccttccaaCTCACCCACATCCGCGATCTAGCCGCCTCCTCGGACAACAATGTGGACACGGTCCGATTGCGCGAGATCCTGGGTGATCCGATGATCCGGGAGTGCTGGCAGTTCAATTATCTGCATGATGTGGATTTCATCATGGGGCAGTTTGATGAGGATGTAAGACGTTTGGTGAAGGTGAAGATCGTGCATGGATCTTGGAAGAGGGATGCGCCGAATCGGGTACGGATTGAT GAAGCGTGTTCGAGATATCCGAATGTggaggctgttgttgcttATATGCCGGAGGCGTTTGGGACGCATCATTCGAAGATGATGGTTCTCCTGAGACATGATGATCTTGTGCA GGTCGTCATTCACACGGCGAATATGATTCCCGGTGATTGGGCGAATATGTGTCAGGCGGTTTGGAGGTCGCCTCTTCTACCTTTGCAAAAGACCGATGATCGGGTAGAAGACTTAATCTTAGGTAGTGGTGCGCGGTTTAAGAGAGACCTACTGGCGTATCTGACTGAGTACGGGCCTAAAAAGACAGGTCCGCTGGTTGAACAGCTTAGGAAGTATGATTTTGGAGCTATTCGGGCCGCCTTGGTAGCTAGTGTGCCTTCGAAGCAGAAGGTCGATGATCTCGActcgcagaagaagacgcTATGGGGATGGCCGGCGTTGAAGGATATCATGCGCCAAATCCCTCCAGCTCAGAAGACCACTAAAGCTACTACACCACATATTGTTACTCAG ATATCCTCCGTTGCTACGCTTGGCCAGACAGATAAGTGGCTGAAAGATGTCATGTTTGCATCCCTTTCGCCAGCATCAACATCTACTCGGCAACCCAAGTACTCTATCATCTTCCCTACAGCAGATGAAATCCGCCGTTCCCTGAACGGTTACGGTTCTGGCGGATCAATCCACATGAAACTCCAAAGCGCTGCACAGCAAAAACAACTGCAGTACATGCGACCATACCTTCGACATTGGGCGGGTGACCATGACACGGCAGAGCCGAGTCATACATCCAAGCAAGACGCAGGTCGTCGTCGAGCTGCACCACATATCAAGACCTATATCCGTTTCTCGGATGCAGAGAAAATGGACACCATCGACTGGGCAATGGTCACATCAGCGAACCTCTCCACCCAGGCATGGGGAGCAGCCGTCAACGCTTCAGGGGAGGTGAGGATCTGCAGCTGGGAGATAGGAATCGTCGTATGGCCCCAACTATACGTCCAGGACACCGAGTCAGCCACCATGGTCCCTACGTTTAAACGAGACACTCCCGAACCCCTCGAAAACAAAGACAGCGAAACAACACCAGACACAGTAATCGGCCTGCGCATGCCCTACGACCTCCCCCTTACACCCTACGCAGCCCACGACACGCCCTGGTGTGCAACAGCGCAACACCTCGAACCAGACTGGCTCGGCCAAACATGGACCCTCGACTAG
- a CDS encoding acyl CoA binding protein family: MSVDAFFENLSFAQSGAKFSDLQSEASKINVDLLKEAVKAVLAGGDDAKVDGPLADALKAGFEFATKLVKKLTKEPGQTEMLTFYKYFKQARNETVAEAGMFDFVGKAKYNAWKEIKGISAQRAQALYIQAVNEAINTYGTSE, from the exons ATGTCCGTCGACGCCTTCTTCGAAAACCTGAGCTTCGCCCAGTCTGGCGCCAAGTTCTCCGACCTCCAGTCCGAAGCCTCCAAAATCAACGTCGATCTTCTCAAGGAGGCTGTTAAGGCCGTCCTCGCCGGCGGTGACGACGCCAAGGTCGATGGCCCTCTGGCTGATGCCCTGAAGGCCGGTTTCGAGTTCGCGACTAAGCTGGTCAAGAAGCTAACAAAGGAGCCTGGTCAGACTGAGATGCTCACT TTCTACAAGTACTTCAAACAGGCCAGAAACGAGACCGTTGCTGAGGCCGGCATGTTCGACTTCGTC GGCAAGGCCAAGTACAACGCCTGGAAGGAGATCAAGGGCATCAGCGCCCAGAGGGCCCAGGCTTTGTACATCCAGGCGGTTAACGAAGCCATCAACACGTACGGCACCAGCGAATAA
- a CDS encoding U-box domain protein: MAFELKEKGNQLFKEGDYNGAEELYSQAIHKNPREPTFFTNRALTRIRLEKWAGVEQDARAAISLYGPKSASSLKSCWYLAQALLGLQRPQEAYEVAIDAYRASLAAKNVQTENLSKAVLRAKQQIWAQKETARLREMNSTLASVEVLIESDLNRALAELQGKLDRKEIGQIGFVEDEKALREDAEKHTQNVRDAFRIASKGDIQERVVPDYLVDGITFEIMHDPVITPSGTSFDRIGIQKYVEQAGVDPITRTSMTVNDLRPNYALKAACEEFLNKNGWAVDW, translated from the exons ATGGCGTTTgaattgaaggagaagggtaaCCAGCTCTTCAAGGAGGGCGATTACAATGGTGCCGAGGAGCTGTATTCGCAAGC AATCCACAAGAATCCGCGCGAACCGACGTTCTTCACGAACCGCGCTCTGACTCGGATACGGCTCGAGAAATGGGCAGGTGTGGAACAGGATGCGCGCGCCGCGATTAGTCTGTACGGGCCCAAGAGCGCCTCCAGCCTGAAGAGCTGCTGGTACCTGGCGCAGGCGCTGTTGGGACTGCAGCGTCCGCAGGAGGCGTATGAGGTGGCGATCGATGCGTACCGGGCGAGTCTGGCGGCGAAGAACGTGCAGACGGAGAATCTGTCCAAGGCAGTTCTGCGCGCGAAGCAGCAGATTTGGGCGCAGAAGGAGACGGCGCGGCTGCGCGAGATGAACTCGACGTTGGCGAGTGTAGAGGTTTTGATTGAGTCGGATTTGAACCGGGCGTTGGCGGAATTGCAGGGGAAGTTGGATCGGAAAGAGATTGGGCAGATTGGGTTCgtcgaggatgagaaggcgCTCCGCGAAGATGCAGAGAAGCATACCCAGAATGTGAGAGATGCTTTCCGCATTGCATCCAAGGGGGACATCCAGGAGAGG GTTGTACCCGATTATCTGGTCGACGGTATCACCTTCGAGATCATGCACGACCCCGTCATCACCCCGTCTGGGACCAGCTTTGACCGCATTGGCATCCAAAAGTATGTTGAGCAGGCCGGTGTCGACCCGATTACTCGGACGTCTATGACGGTCAACGACCTGCGACCCAACTATGCGCTCAAAGCGGCGTGCGAGGAGTTCCTGAACAAGAACGGCTGGGCTGTAGATTGGTAG
- a CDS encoding ribose/galactose isomerase (ribose 5-phosphate isomerase RpiB), which produces MSADLKPLRIVMACDEAGQPYKETLKAALEKNPLVESVDDVGVNSTSDKTAYPHPAVAGAKLIKEGKADRGLFICGTGLGVAIAANKVPGIRAVTAHDSFSVERAILSNDAHVLCFGQRVIGIELAKKLANEWVTYRFDPKSASAAKVQAISDYEAEFAKAQ; this is translated from the coding sequence ATGTCTGCCGATCTGAAGCCCCTTCGCATTGTCATGGCCTGTGACGAGGCTGGCCAACCCTACAAGGAGACTCTCAAGGCAGCCCTTGAGAAGAACCCTCTGGTCGAGTCCGTCGATGATGTTGGTGTCAACTCGACCTCCGACAAGACTGCCTACCCTCACCCCGCCGTCGCCGGTGCTAAGCTCATCAAGGAGGGTAAGGCAGACCGTGGTCTCTTCATCTGCGGTACAGGTCTGGGTGTTGCCATCGCCGCCAACAAGGTTCCCGGTATCCGTGCCGTCACTGCCCACGACTCCTTCTCCGTCGAGCGTGCTATCCTGAGCAACGACGCCCACGTCCTCTGCTTCGGTCAGCGTGTCATTGGCATTGAGCTCGCGAAGAAGCTTGCCAACGAGTGGGTTACCTACCGCTTCGACCCCAAGAGCGCATCTGCCGCCAAGGTCCAGGCTATCTCCGACTACGAGGCCGAATTCGCCAAGGCTCAGTAG
- a CDS encoding Triosephosphate isomerase, whose translation MASAEQTYPVLPSTLLIISLKMYFTPTRTLDYLRALLDPKNDIVRPENRSKLLLALIPDFLTIYPSNEIIKNYESSLAPQEAKALPPPFLLGAQDCFWEPLGAYTGEVSPLALRSMGVSIVELGHAERRSIFGETDDQTGRKAAAASAHGMVPLVCIGEVTAPGPVASQAVGLAVRECEVQVRAVLKAIPAHAPVIFAYEPVWAIGKPKPAGVDHISAVVDGIKAVIGERPGDVRILYGGSAGPGLWGAGGLGKAVDGMFLGRFAHEIEGVRKVIREVEETLNVA comes from the coding sequence ATGGCCTCCGCGGAGCAGACATACCCGGTGCTCCCCAGCACCTTACTCATCATCTCCCTGAAGATGTACTTCACACCCACCCGAACATTAGATTATCTCCGCGCCCTCCTCGACCCCAAAAATGACATTGTGCGGCCAGAGAACCGCTCCAAGCTCCTGTTGGCCCTGATCCCTGACTTCCTGACCATCTACCCCAGCAACGAAATCATCAAAAACTATGAATCCAGCCTAGCCCCTCAGGAAGCCAAGGCCCTGCCGCCCCCGTTCCTCCTCGGCGCCCAGGACTGCTTCTGGGAGCCGCTGGGCGCATACACCGGGGAAGTATCCCCACTCGCTCTCCGCTCCATGGGCGTGTCCATCGTCGAACTGGGCCACGCCGAGCGCCGCTCCATCTTCGGCGAAACAGACGACCAGACAGGTCGCAAGGCCGCCGCGGCCTCCGCGCACGGTATGGTGCCGCTCGTATGCATTGGCGAGGTCACAGCGCCTGGCCCCGTTGCGTCCCAGGCCGTCGGACTCGCCGTGCGCGAGTGCGAGGTGCAAGTCCGCGCAGTCCTAAAAGCCATCCCCGCCCATGCCCCTGTGATCTTCGCCTATGAGCCCGTGTGGGCGATCGGGAAACCCAAGCCCGCTGGAGTCGATCACATTTCTGCCGTGGTGGACGGCATCAAGGCGGTGATTGGGGAGCGTCCTGGGGACGTCCGTATTTTGTATGGGGGAAGTGCCGGGCCGGGCCTGTGGGGCGCGGGCGGTCTGGGGAAAGCCGTTGACGGCATGTTCCTGGGGAGATTCGCCCATGAGATCGAGGGTGTGCGGAAGGTGATCAGGGAAGTCGAGGAGACGTTGAACGTTGCTtga
- a CDS encoding putative dihydroorotate reductase pyre (dihydroorotate dehydrogenase) translates to MASNSINIAFRSAGPRARAIPSLRCSQRPSILHRQPVFRQTGLRYASDTTAEATEAVKQAPKKAGRGLRKTVIGTSLALTLLVGFVYGTDTRASLHRYGVVPLIRLLYPDAEDAHHIGVDALKNLYKLGLHPRERGNQDGDGVLATEVFGYTLTNPIGISAGLDKHAEIPDPLFELGPGIVEVGGTTPLPQEGNPRPRVFRVVSQKAMINRYGLNSKGADHMAAVLQQRVRDYAYAHGFGLHDLAEERVLNGEAGVPPGSLRPGRLLAVQVAKNKVTPDADIEAIKRDYVYCVDRVAKYADILVVNVSSPNTPGLRDLQATAPLTAILKAVVGAAKSVDRKTKPYVMVKVSPDEDADEQVSGICAAVQGSGVDGVIVGNTTNRRPEPLPKGVPLSPKEQTTLKETGGYSGPQLFDRTVALVARYRALLDQAPVTPELAEAAQDATTKLVQAEPDSENVPPVEAPSPANQFPRKVIFASGGITNGKQAQAVLDAGASVAMMYTGIVYGGSGTVTRVKQEMREEKKA, encoded by the exons ATGGCATCTAACTCAATTAATATTGCCTTCAGGTCTGCAGGGCCTAGAGCTCGCGCAATCCCTTCTCTCCGCTGTTCTCAGCGACCGTCAATCCTCCACAGACAGCCTGTGTTTCGGCAAACAGGCTTGAGGTATGCCTCGGATACTACCGCAGAGGCAACGGAGGCCGTGAAGCAGGCGCCCAAGAAGGCAGGCCGGGGACTCCGGAAGACTGTGATTGGTACTTCCTTGGCTCTTACCCTTCTAGTTGGCTTCGTGTATGGAACAGATACTAGGGCTAGTCTTCATCGTTATGGCGTGGTCCCTCTGATCCGGCTGTTGTACCCTGATGCGGAGGATGCGCACCATATTGGGGTGGATGCTTTGAAGAATCTTTACAAGCTTGGACTCCACCCCAGAGAACGGGGCAACCAGGACGGTGATGGTGTCCTCGCTACCGAG GTCTTCGGATACACCTTAACCAACCCGATTGGTATTTCCGCTGGACTAGACAAGCACGCCGAAATCCCGGACCCTCTCTTTGAGCTCGGACCTGGAATTGTCGAAGTGGGTGGTACCACTCCGCTACCACAAGAAGGTAACCCCCGGCCTCGTGTCTTCCGGGTCGTGTCCCAGAAAGCTATGATCAACCGATACGGTCTCAACTCCAAGGGTGCCGACCATATGGCAGCTGTTCTGCAACAGAGAGTCCGCGACTACGCTTACGCCCATGGATTCGGATTGCACGACCTGGCTGAGGAGCGTGTCCTGAACGGCGAAGCTGGTGTTCCCCCGGGCAGTCTCCGGCCAGGACGACTTCTCGCTGTTCAGGTCGCAAAGAACAAGGTCACCCCAGATGCCGACATCGAAGCCATCAAGCGTGACTATGTGTACTGCGTTGATCGGGTGGCCAAGTACGCTGATATTCTCGTGGTGAATGTTTCGAGCCCGAACACTCCCGGTTTGCGTGATCTCCAGGCGACTGCCCCTCTTACCGCCATCCTGAAGGCCGTCGTCGGCGCAGCAAAGAGCGTCGACCGCAAAACCAAGCCCTATGTCATGGTCAAGGTCAGCCCCGACGAGGACGCAGACGAACAAGTCTCCGGCATTTGCGCCGCAGTCCAGGGCTCTGGCGTCGACGGTGTAATTGTGGGAAACACAACTAACCGCCGCCCTGAGCCCCTGCCGAAGGGCGTACCCCTCTCCCCGAAAGAACAGACCACCCTGAAAGAGACCGGTGGTTACTCTGGCCCTCAACTCTTCGACCGCACAGTGGCCCTGGTAGCTCGGTACAGAGCTCTCCTCGACCAAGCGCCCGTTACCCCGGAACTCGCCGAAGCTGCCCAGGACGCTACTACGAAACTGGTACAGGCGGAACCGGACTCGGAAAACGTTCCTCCAGTAGAAGCGCCTAGTCCCGCTAACCAGTTCCCCCGTAAAGTCATCTTTGCCTCGGGAGGTATCACCAACGGCAAGCAGGCTCAGGCTGTCCTTGATGCTGGAGCCTCTGTCGCTATGATGTATACGGGTATTGTGTATGGTGGTAGCGGCACGGTGACTCGTGTCAAGCAGGAGATgcgcgaggagaagaaagcttAG
- a CDS encoding putative transcriptional regulator: protein MNRPGPGPQPLRGMSGFPAQQQAQARNATLASARLPNGKLGSGAAWNFNLPVSGTPGIQNNQQRNMGNIGSFAQSLSGSQPATPLDLSDFPSLSGAPPQSQAQNPGHLVWANASQRAMQQTPVQRQQHPTSQAPSRPIQTQSLPQQQSQPSHDDVFPSGAQFANRLDDYRNGGQGISGQLGSGAQPQTGNIDEFPPLGRNVAAEIGQDRRGSLMQSAGFGSYNAGLPLSGASQAQSTQNRNAISASINGQERIMSPANAGSGSIGTSRSPVNQASNGVSGQEKEDMNSAVLSNQRNYTEQQSVSGETQEASGAAQSAEQPPLGEMSELDKFGLAGLLRMIHSDSPDVAALAVGQDLMTLGLDLNQPEPLHTSFASPFVASMTGVPLEQDFALPSCYNVANIQPLQSRIASFSDETLFYIFYSMPRDIMQEVVAEELMGRKWRYHKIERCWLTRDETYPGPVDVERGVSERGIYLIWDPATWKKIRREFILRYEDLDNRMDPNRGLARVGFPHHGS from the exons GACCAGGCCCACAACCTCTCCGGGGTATGTCTGGATTCCCCGCACAGCAACAAGCACAAGCTCGAAATGCGACTCTGGCATCCGCGCGCTTGCCAAACGGAAAACTAG GGAGCGGTGCTGCTTGGAATTTTAACTTGCCTGTCAGCGGAACCCCAGGAATCCAGAACAATCAGCAACGCAATATGGGGAATATCGGGTCTTTTGCACAAAGCCTCAGTGGGTCGCAGCCTGCTACACCTCTTGATTTATC TGATTTTCCTTCTCTATCCGGAGCACCCCCACAGTCCCAGGCTCAAAATCCGGGGCACTTAGTATGGGCAAATGCCAGCCAACGGGCCATGCAACAAACCCCTGTCCAAAGGCAGCAACACCCTACGTCTCAAGCACCTTCACGACCTATCCAAACGCAATCCCTCCCCCAACAACAATCTCAACCCTCACATGATGATGTATTCCCATCTGGAGCTCAGTTCGCCAATCGCCTCGATGACTACAGAAACGGCGGACAGGGCATCAGTGGTCAGTTAGGCTCAGGCGCACAGCCCCAGACGGGCAATATTGATGAATTTCCTCCTCTGGGGCGCAACGTTGCCGCAGAGATTGGCCAAGATCGTAGGGGATCCTTAATGCAAAGTGCAGGATTTGGTAGTTACAATGCTGGCCTACCGCTTTCCGGTGCAAGCCAAGCCCAGTCCACGCAGAATCGCAACGCAATTTCAGCATCTATAAACGGGCAGGAGAGAATAATGTCGCCTGCCAATGCGGGATCAGGAA GTATCGGAACTTCACGATCGCCCGTCAACCAAGCCTCCAATGGGGTGTCAGgtcaagaaaaagag GACATGAATAGCGCTGTGCTATCAAACCAGCGCAACTACACGGAACAACAGTCTGTCTCGGGTGAGACACAAGAGGCTTCTGGAGCCGCCCAAAGTGCCGAGCAACCGCCGCTAGGTGAGATGAGCGAGCTCGATAAATTCGGGCTAGCAGGTCTTTTGCGCATGATCCACAGCGATAGCCCAGATGTCGCCGCTCTTGCAGTAGGTCAGGACCTGATGACATTAGGCTTGGACCTGAACCAACCGGA ACCTTTACACACATCTTTCGCTTCCCCCTTTGTTGCATCCATGACTGGTGTGCCCTTGGAACAGGATTTTGCGCTTCCTTCTTGTTACAACGTTGCCAACATCCAACCACTCCAGTCACGTATTGCCAGCTTTAGTGATGAGACATTATTCTACATCTTTTACAGCATGCCGCGGGACATCATGCAGGAAGTCGTGGCAGAAGAGTTAATGGGTCGCAAGTGGAGATACCATAAGATTGAGAGGTGTTGGCTTACCCGTGATGAAACGTATCCTGGACCCGTCGATGTTGAGCGCGGCGTCAGTGAACGAGGCATATACTTAATCTGGGATCCTGCCACCTGGAAAAAGATCAGA CGCGAGTTTATTCTCCGGtatgaagatcttgacaACAGAATGGATCCCAACAGGGGTCTCGCACGCGTTGGATTCCCGCACCATGGTTCATGA